A genomic region of Glycine max cultivar Williams 82 chromosome 15, Glycine_max_v4.0, whole genome shotgun sequence contains the following coding sequences:
- the LOC100804596 gene encoding uncharacterized protein, with amino-acid sequence MAFLLPNLQPSLLAQSKSNKDKANLHQTLSPQKPTSQFPISSTTCSSSSLQTAQAAQVSTPQDKQQQQPKDEFYLNLGLAVRTIREDLPLVFVKDLNYDIYRDDITFMDPLNTFTGIEKYKLVFWALRFHGKILFREIALDVYRVWQPSENVILVRWNLRGVPRVPWEAKGEFQGTSRYKLDRNGKIYEHKVDNLAFNFPQNIKPVSVLDLVTACPASPNPTFLWGPVDAYSSSWIAFYKAVRDTLDQERSLLPQDGLATCS; translated from the exons ATGGCTTTTCTTCTCCCCAACCTCCAACCTTCACTTTTAGCTCAATCCAAATCCAACAAAGACAAAGCAAACCTTCACCAAACTCTCTCACCTCAAAAACCCACTTCTCAGTTTCCTATATCTTCCACCACATGCTCCTCTTCTTCTCTCCAAACTGCACAAGCTGCACAGGTCAGCACACCACAAGACAAGCAGCAGCAACAGCCAAAGGATGAATTCTACCTCAACCTTGGCCTTGCTGTCAGGACCATCCGTGAGGACCTTCCTTTGGTCTTCGTCAAAGACCTCAATTATGACATTTATAG GGATGACATAACATTCATGGATCCCTTGAACACATTTACTGGGATTGAGAAGTACAAATTGGTCTTCTGGGCGTTGAGGTTTCATGGCAAAATCTTGTTCCGTGAGATAGCACTTGATGTGTACAGGGTGTGGCAGCCATCAGAGAATGTGATATTGGTCAGGTGGAACCTTAGGGGTGTGCCACGGGTTCCTTGGGAGGCCAAAGGAGAGTTTCAGGGCACCTCAAGGTACAAATTGGACAGAAATGGAAAAATTTATGAACACAAAGTTGATAATTTGGCATTCAATTTCCCTCAGAATATTAAACCAGTTTCAGTTTTGGATTTGGTTACTGCATGCCCTGCAAGTCCAAATCCTACCTTTTTGTGGGGTCCTGTTGATGCATACTCTTCTTCATGGATAGCCTTTTACAAGGCAGTTAGGGACACATTGGATCAAGAAAGGAGTTTGCTACCACAAGATGGTCTAGCTACATGTTCATAG